In the genome of Brachypodium distachyon strain Bd21 chromosome 3, Brachypodium_distachyon_v3.0, whole genome shotgun sequence, the window cacCTGCATGCACAGGGTCACAGCCTCACTGGTCAGAACATTATCACCCCGCTCCTCGCAGTACAAGAGCTGTGTGAAGTGAGCAAGCTCGGCTCAGCTCAGCTCACCCGGCCACACACACTGATTACTGCTGTCTGTGATAGCTCTAGCTCGCCGGCATTGCCTGTCCGGTGTGGTGCTCATGGGCGTCGGCCGTGGTGGTTGCTTGTGATCAGGTTCGCGGAGAAACTTAACGAAGGTTCATTCTTGCATTTGGCATTTTTGCATGGCAAGAGGAGCTCGATGTCCCGGGAGATGGAGTGCTTCTGCGCTGCTGCTCTTCCTCATCGCCATTGCACTGCTTGTCGCGGTGCCGCTGTTGGCTCCTCCAGGAGAGCGAACGGCGGTGGCGTCCtcggcgggcgggcggcgcgcgctcctgccggcggcgaggtcgaggCGGTTCCGTCCACGGAGGTGGAActcggcggcggggcttgaAGACGGCAAGCACGAGGTCCCCAGCGGCCCGAATCCAGACTCCAATAGATAGGTTCGTCGTGTCCATTTTCAGTGATGTTGCTCTGCTGCTATAGCTTCCTCTGCTTCAGCTGGAGCTCGCTTCTTAGGCGTTCCcctttgttttgtgtttttggtAATCGTTCTCTTATAGTAGTACCTTGCTGCTAGCATCTGATCATCACATTCATATCTTGGCAAGAGAATTATAATGTACAAATTGGTGCGTGTCTACTTCCGATTTCTTCTCTCCTCGTGAGCCATCGCAACATAGTGACGCTGCTGCTCTCAAATGAGCATTTCTCTAAGCAATTGGTTACATGGTAGAATTAATAAACCCTGGACTGACAGGTTCTTCAGTGTGCTCGTCCCCGTGCGTGAATCTGTTCTCCGTGAAGGAACTGTTTCTAACTTCAACAGAAAAAGTATAGAGGGGATTTTGGACGGAGATTTGCTGCAGATTTTCCTGCCGCGGCGACAGGTCGTATCCTAATAATTTTGGGCTTGTACTGGACCAGGCCACACACACTTGACAGTTCTACGTTCGACCCGATGCTCGTCTGGTGAGATGATAGTACGACGAGTCGTGTCCGGTTCTGTTTGGTCCGTGCATCACCAGTGATCAGTCTGGTCACCCCTGGTGCGAATGCATGCAGCCTGCTGCTAGCGGACAACCAGGTTATGACTCGCCACTGGCTGACAACAGGCAGTGGATGAACGTGCCTGCCTGTCAGCTGCAACGAACTCGAGTACTCGCCGCTCGCCTGCCTGTACCACATACGTACGCAGACGTACATACGGGCACATGGCTGATGACCGGCCGTTACTGCTTCTGTATTTGCGTATAAATTGCAGTGTTTGATTTCGTATTCAGAGTTGGGCATAAGTAATTCATTTGGTGTTTTGAGGATAAAAAATGTCCGGTTGTGTCAGATTCCGgaacaaaatatgaaaaaaataaaataagtgacaAGTGTATACTTCCGTGCGAAAAAATATGCCATGTCCTTGAGCAAGCACAGGGTGCACGGAAAATGGGGATATGCTACTCTAGAATTTTAAAGGTGTATGTTTGGGACTGCAGTGATCGTGATAGGATCTTCTGTTCAACTACCTTTTTGTGTGTTCTACTGTTtcaccaacaaaaaaaatcgtcTCAATACTACCAAGGAAAATTATTAAATAAGCTCACCCCGCATAAAAATAACCGCTCTAGAATTCACAATAAGCCAAACCGAgctaattttttaaaataatacatttttttacaaatattaaaaataatatgcaGTTTGAGAATTTTTCGAAAATAACACAGTTTGGGACAAACCTACAGGCACTAGTCGGCCTCTCAGCCTCCCCTCACAGGCACTTATCACCTTGGGCCACGCCGATTAGCACTTATCCGCTTGGGCTAAGCCGATAAGTTGCATGTCTCTTGCTCAATTCTTAAGTTGGCTGAGTGAGCTTCACTATGCTATCCATAGTGCTGCACTTGATTGCCCATATCCTCTCTGCAATTTTGACAAACCCGACTACGACCATCAAAATGGCTGCCAAGTTCCCTGTGCCCAAGATTACCAAAATACCTCCAGCAAGAAGACAGAAGGAGAAATAAATAAGAAATCAAGTAGACAGGTGACAGGAAGGAATCAAGCATTGATGAAACCATGAGCATGTGACTGTACCTGACTGCATCTCAAATACCAACACATCATTTGGTAGCTTCTCAATAATAAATTTGGAAGGAATCGGGGGGTTAGGTACGTGCCTGCATCTCAAACTCTCATAGCGGGCCAGCGGCGTTCATGGGCTTGTCCGGCCGCAGCATCCGGAGCTTCGACCATCCGGTCCTCTGTCCGTGTGATTCCCCATCTGCGGCCCATCGGCAAGGGCGGCTCCTCCGCGCACCGCACTGCATGTGTCGACCGACCATCGGCGACCAGAAGCTCCAGGCGAGCAGCGAcagggaaagagagaggccacatggtgtagGAGGTCTCCGCGGCGACGCGTCTGAGCGACGGCGGAGAGGAGCCAAGGAGGTCTCCGCCATGGGCGAACCCCCGGGTGTGTAGCAGGAGGGAGGGATGGGTGTCTGCCATGGGAAAGAAGATTGGGGATTGACTCCGATCGTGaagggaagaagagaagggaagaaaaaaaaaggaaaaagggcCCGCGACCCATCTGTAGGTTTGGGTCAGGCTGAGAGCTTCTTATCGGCGGTTGGGCTAGGAATCCggcctccagtcggcctgggccaggccgacagGGCCTTATCAGCTTCGGCAAGGCCGAATGGGCCTAATCGGCCTGGGTCAGGCTGAGAGCTTCCTGTCAGCGGTTGGGCTGGGAATCCggcctccagtcggcctgAGCCAGGCCGACAGGGCCTTATCGGCTTCAGCAAGGCCGAATGGGCCTaatcggcctgggccaggctgAGGCCCTattatttttgattttttctaaaactcatattattttcaaaaatgattaaaaaatcgACCATTAGATAAAGAATTAACATGAAAAATCATACTCATAATTGTTTCTTCTATAGACACTTTTAAATCAAGGGGGGATTATTATAAGTAATTTCACTCCACCAAAAAATAACCACTCTAGAATTCACCATGCCCATTAGATAAAGAATCGACATCCAAAGCCACGAAATTGTCGCTTCTATAGACAAATTTCAATCACAACCATCAGAGTAATTTTGTGTGTAGTGACATGCACAATAGTATTATAAAAACGCAGCAGACTCAATAATCCGTTAGATGGCTCTAGCCCTTCCATGTCTTTCGTACCCTAGCCACCATCAGATTGCATCTCGTCCTGTGTCCGGCGGGCGGGCAAGCCACACGTCCCTGGCTCCTTTCCTTGCCCCTCAGGCGCTTGATGCTATAGTAGGTCCTCAAAAGTCATACAATCCTGTtcgtcatcttcttctctgGTACGGTGCTCTATTTCTCAAATCATTGTCGCACGCGTCTTCTTGCTCCGACATGTTCGGTGGTCCAGAGGCAGCGTCGAGCTTCGCTCATGACGCGCCGCTGACGAGTGCAGGAGGAAGACAACGACGTTTATCCACAACAACTTGCgtgtattttttattttactttaaaGATCATTCTGTAAAGGTtggttgatttaatatatgGCCTTGGCCTTTTCGAAGGAAAAAGTGTACAATGTGGTGCTATGCTTAGAGCTTTGTTTTCAGAATGGGGCTTTACTCTTTTCCTTTAGGAAAGTTGATTCGGGCCTTGGAGCAGGTAAAGCATGGCTGCTAATGTAGTTGGGCCGTCGACCTGTCCTTTGCGGTTTCGTTAAAGAAAGTGATGAGAGCCGTTGGGTATGGGCCGAGACGCGAGAGGCCGTAGTATTGGGCTAAGTATTACATGATGGGCCGGGAAACTTGTCCCCCGAGAGGCCTGTTAAAACAATCGTCTCTTGTTTGTTCAGTGTCACTGATGACATGCGACAGCAAAGCACACTGTCCTGCCTTCATAAAAGAGTTCATCTGAATTCTGAAGTAGAACCGTAGCACGGAGCTCTCAAAATTAAAGGTGTTTCCCCGAACGATCAAACTGCTCCTTTGCCGTCGAATCTAAAATGTGTGGTCAGCTCTGGTATCAAGTTTCTAGTAACTGAACCTTCTTTCCCCTTTCTGAACAGTCTTTTGTCACAGGACAAGCGACAGATCTGAAGAAGCAGGCATCACTGCTTCTACTCCAGCTGAAAAATGGGCTGCAACTGCAAGACAAGCAATGACCGGCAACGATTCAAAGCCAAAGGGAACTTCAAAAAGAAACAGGACGCGCGTAGTTGTAGTCTGCGGCCAGGAGTACTAATCAGTAATCAATAGGTCACATAGTTTATTGACGTGGTTCTGACTCGAAATCTGAGTGCTAGCTTGCAAGATCGGGCCACTGGTATTTTCTTCTTGGAGTCAATCTGTACAGTAGTATTTCTCAAATCTGGTCAGTACAGTACCCCCATCATCTTTAAGCTTGACTGTCTAGTGGTAGTATCCCATGTGTCTCTGTTAAAACAAACCCCTGCGTGCCCCGGGGCTCAAGGCGCTCCACCCGCTCCTaaacaaattaaataaataattaaCGCAAAGCAAGCTGGTCCTTGCAAAGCATGTGGAACGAAGTCAAGTCTCCTCTCGCGCGCGTACGATGTTCTGTTATGTTAATCCTGCCTAATCTTTTACCGGTACTCCCTTCTGTAAGTAAATctcaatcgatcgatcggtctATCTAGGCCGAGATCGACAGCGATTGTGATTGAGGAAAGGAGAAGTCTCGTTTTACTAATTGGCAGTACTACTGAACTAGGAGCACGTGAGAGCGACGGCCGGCCGTGATCGATGCTGTCACCGGAGAACGATGGCCGGCGTTGGCGCTACATAGATTGGATGGACGTCTGGTACGGTCTAAGAGGTTGCTGATCTCTCCGGGAAAAGGCCTGGATATGGACTGTTCGTTTGGTTTCTTGGAACTGGTTTTCTTGTGCCTGCATCTCATGTTCTCATCTCagttttcctcttcttttcttttgagaaacgGAATCTTATCTCAGGGGGTAACGTACGAGGAACGTGTCGACGTCGAGTACGTCCGTGTGGTCCGGGAAACAAACCTTGTGCAAGTAAACTCTTGCGGATTTCGATCGGCTGAACGCGCCAAGAAATTAGTGACGTTCAGGCCCCGTTTGGAACACAGGATATGAAAAACAGAGAAACAGGAAAAATGCAGGAATTGAATGTCATGTTCTGTGGATTCTTACGGAAATCTGAAACAGGGGAATTGTACGATAAGCTATTTGGATGCTTCACAGGATATTTACAGGAAAGTTTTGTCCACAATTGAGAGAAGAGAGATAAAGACACATGTTGCATTGGAGTTCttagagaaaataaaaacatgagGTTTGAGCAAATGTTTTGAATCCTTCAAAACAGGAAGGAAAGGAAGCATTCCTATAGGAATTTTAAGCACCAATCCTACAATCCATATGGCAtcgtaggaaaatttcctGTAGAATTCCTTTCCCGTGAAATTACTATGAAAAAACTTTGTTTCAAACGGGGCCTCAACTTCGAAAATCCATTGTGTATTTTTTGCAGAAATAATAATCATTGTGTATAATTTCCtgaatagtttttttttcgaaaatgagGACAGCCCCGTCCTCTgcatcgatgcacacagccaactTCGCTGAATAGTTGACAAGTCAAAGCGTACATCGCATCGTGTGAACACTGCTGCTCCATAAAATCGCATCCAGATGTTGCGCTGCGCTGCGGCGGTCTCaactctgaagtctgaacttcAGCAGCATCTCTTCCTTTTTCAGGCTTACGTGCACAGGTCGTTTTTTTGCAATCAGCACTTTCAGCAGCATCTCTTCCattcccgttcttctccgctTGTCCAAAAATTCCTTTTCACACCCACAGGCCACAGGGACACACCATACTTATCAGCTTATCTACCCACCTTCCTCTTGTAGTGCTCTGAAGTTAGCGTTCTTGAATtgcttcttttcatttttgccCTAAATTTAGCAGCATTCGTTGCCATTGTTTTGGGGATCCAAGCCTTTCATCTAAAGTTGTTTTCGGCAACATGCTTGATCTGTAAGTGTTTACTGGTACTACGAGTACTTTTTACCACATGGTCCATTCCTCCACTATGGATGGATGATGTGATGGACCAGGTTTGCTAGGCCAACAATGTACAAGTAGCAGCCGCATCGTCCTCCTCATCAGTCCACGATGGACCACGCAGCCCAACCGGAGGCGATCGCTATCTGACACTTGTGGCCCTATGTGTAGATGATAGGGTAAATTCCCTCGGGTGGAAATGCCGAGCGGTAGTAATTCGCTTAGGCTGTTAGAATTATTGTGCTACTACGCACACAATAATCCGGAATTTTTATATccagtacggagtactagtatATACACGAGCAAAGAAACTCCATCGCTTGGCATCTTCATGTTCAAAAGTTACACTAGAATGCATGAGGACGTCCTTTCGAGGATTAGTAGTAATGCATGATCACATCCTTTTGATGATTAGCAGCGGCGAGCTTATAAAACAGCTTGTCATACTTGTACAGCTAGTGATGACGCTGTCGTCACGGCACAACTGTTTTATATTACAGTGTCAGTACAGTAGTACGTATTATTTTATTCTATAAATAAAAGATTTCATCGCCTGTTTTACTTTCCAGCCAGGCTATCGCTAAAGCATAGCAGAGGATAGATACAGGTGTTTTCCTGACCACCGGCGCCTTTAATTAGAAGCCTTCTAATGATTCTTTAATCCTCCTCCTGCGTGCTTAAACTAATCAACCTACTCATATGCATTGGATGAACTAAAGTATTGTGCTCGTATATCATGATAGTCTCATCCACAAAAACTACCGGAATCCGGCTTCATGCCCTGCTAACTACCAACTGGCGGCCACATGAGCACATGCATTATATTCTTAACTACGCCTATCAACTTATATCCAGGGCCTCACGGGTCAGTACACGCATCACACCACAAAGATGTTACATGCAAGTATCCACTGATcttaaaaaatcaaaatagaATATCACAAAAATCTAGAAAGTGGGTCTAGCTTGGATTTACACCCTCCGTTCTGCATTTTCGATGGTACCTTACGGTACGACCTACGAGTAAAAGTCCACACTAGCAAAACAGGCAGCGAGACAATGAAAAAAAGCAGGAAGCTGTTGTACCAatttgtttggactttggacaTAAACAGGGAGTCGTACCCTTTTTCTCTTGCGGAGGCCACGGCACGATCTTACTATTTGATGGTCCGTCGAGAGATTGTTACGATCACGGTGGTCTACAGAACCCGTGGGCACACGCGGCTCTAAATTACTCGCCGGTCCCACTGCTCAGCGGAGTTACCATCCCAGTTTATCGCGGGGGCCCATGGGCACCGGTGAGCAGAGGAGCTTTGTAAATGAACGAGCATTAACTATTGACGCGCCGAGGAGCACGGCACGGCCCAGTCAATACTAACCCCCGGCGCCTTTCGCGGTCTCACGTTTGACGGCTGGTTTGGCGGCATGCGCAGACCCTGTCGTCTTAGATCAAAGATCACCAGATCCACTCATTCgttcttgccgccgccgccgcttctgcTACTAGGCACCAGCGCGGTGAATTTTTGTCGCCGGCGCAGAGGAGGTCACGGGGAATGGTAAAGATCCGGCAGAGCCTGTATCCCGGGACCGAACAAACAGGTGGGAGCCAAGGAGCCTGCCTGCACGATCGCCCGGATTTGTTGACCAGGAGAAACGCCCGGATTTCTGCCTGCCAACAACACGTTGCGGAAACTAACTTCCTTCGTCCCTGTAGCGCGCCCGGCCCGCGAGCGCGCTGCCGGGGAAGTAGCACATGGGTGTCGACCGGAGCTCACGATGAGGTGCTCTAGCTCTACTGTGGACGCATTTCGGTGAAGCGTGCGAGGCGGCCACCACGGCTAGCTGGGTTGGGTGCGTGCACCCGCCGGGTTTCGTCGGGTGAGTGTGCCTTGTCGGTTGGAAGCGGAAGCTGTGGGCGCCCGCGAGCCAGCCCGTGGAACGCACGATAGACGCGCCGAAACTCGAGCGCGCGCCCCGTTTGCTGCCTGCCCAGTGGAGGGGAGCGGCAAAGCTGGCACGGGCGTGGCGTCGAGTTTTATGACGTGTTCTGTTTCGCGTCGTGCCGTGGCGCCGGGCTGATTACACTTTGCAGGCGGTCGACTCGGACCGGTCTGCTACACTTGTCACCGTCACGCCAGCTCAGCTAGTCCGGGCCAGCGCGCCACCGCACCGGCGGACGGAAACAAAAACGTTACTACCTCGGGCTTTCTAGAATCACTAGGGCCACCTTCATGCGCTACACGGCAACGCACCTGCCGGGCTGAAGGAAAAACCGATGCATGTCTGGTGCATTTAAGAGCAACACAAATTTTTTTTCGAGTTCTTTTCCACGTTAAGCAAGCACATCTGACATTTGAACTATGGTTCTTGTTGTCCATGATCTGTTGGTCGCCTATTAGACCTACCGATCGTTTGTGTGATCGATATCACATTAAAAGGTTTTGACAAATTCAAACCATGAGCCACATTCACATTCTCGTACTCCAACAGAACAGATCAGGTACTGGTAGATGGCAAATCCGCGCAGTTTATGGACCAGAGGAGAAAATAAAACCCAGCGTTTCCGGGCcagcaaaggaaaaaagattgataaaaaaagaaacgtAGGAACCGAAAAGCAGCGAAAAGTGGGAAGCGCGGGGCCCACCGCACCAACACACGCATTCGCAGCCGCAAGCGACACCCCGATCCCAACTGTCCCCACGCATCTCCCGACGCAGCGCCAGCCCAAGTAAGCCCAACTCCCCGCCAAAAATACTTGCCCGTCCCAGTCAATCCCTAGTCCCTCCAAAACCGCCTCTCCCCGTTTCCAGCTGCGCAAACCAAATCCCACACCTGACCTACTACAACCTTATAATCCCTCCCTTCACTTCTCCCCCGACCCCTCgatccccaccgccgccgccaacaaCCCTAGCCgcgcgccgccatggccgactCCGGCGACTCCTCCccgctctccgccgccgccaccgacgacGCGCACCACGACAACAGCGGCTCGGAGaacggggcggcggcggcgcaggtggttgtcccgccgccgtcgctgccggtcccgccgccgccgccgaaggtGCGGCTGATGGTCAGCTACGGGGGCCGCATCCAGCCCAGGCCCCACGACAACCAGCTCTCCTACGTCAACGGCGACACCAAGATCCTCTCCATCGAGAGGCCGCTCCGCTTCCCGGACTTCGCGGCCCGCCTCTCGGCCCTGGCCGGCTCGCGCGGGGAAATCTGCGTCAAGTACCAGCTCCCCGGGGAGGACCTCGACGCGCTCGTCACCGTCACCAACGACGAGGATCTGGAGCACCTCGTCCTCGAGTACGACCGCCTCCACCTCTTCCGCGCCTCGCCGGGATCTGGCGGCGGCTCGTCCCGCGGCGGTTCCACGCCCAGGCTCAGGGTATTCCTCTTCCCCGTCCAGTAtccgcccccgccgcagcCTGCCGGCCTCCTCGAGCCCAGGCAGGACCAGACTGCTGAATGGTTCGCCGTGGAAGACTTCAATTCCGTCAAACCCCCGcagccggagcagcagcagccgaaGCAGGAGTCGGTTCCCCTCCAGTCGCCTCCTCCAGCGGTGCAGATGGCGGCGGTGCCCCACTCCATGATGGTGGCGCCGCAGAAGGGCCTCGACTACCTGTCCGGCTTCGACTACGGCTACGGCttcgtgccgccgcccgcggtCAAGGTGAAGGACCCGGCCGGCGATCCGCCGACGATGAGAGAGAACGTCCCCGTCGAGATCCCGCCCAAAAACGAAGAACGCCACCCCAACCCTGCAGGCGACAACGCCATGGTCTCTCCCGCCGACTTCCCTCGCCAGATCCAGGACAACCTCGAGAAGGTTCAGCTCACAGACAACGCCTCCCAGCAGCCGCCACCATCTCCTGCTCAGGCGGCCCCGGCCGCTCCTGCTGCTCCGGTCGCCCCGGTCCCTGTCGCCTTGCCGAGGAACGGTAGCGACGACTCCCTGACTCGCAACTACCCTCCTGGCACCGTCGCCCAGACAACCCCACAGCCACAGGAGTACTATCATCAAAAGTTCCCGGAGAAGCCCCCTGTCCTTCCTCCGTCATCCGCTCCCCCAGCGACGGGCTTCCTGCCGGTGCCGGGCAGGTTTCCATCTGTTGCCCCTGGCTCTGCCGCTGAACATGgccctttcttcttcatcccggcgccgccccaTGGTTACTATGCCACCAGCGCCAACCCTGGTGGCACCTCCTTCTACGCGGTCGCACCACACAATGGCAACTCCAACGGTAATGGCACCACCCCTGCCCCTGCTGTGTCGAATGCTCCGGCCTACCCGCAACTGGCGTATGACAGCAATGGCCGCGCCATCTACTACACCAGCGTCCTCCCCCAGTATCCTTCTGCCGTCAACGG includes:
- the LOC100839721 gene encoding leucine-rich repeat extensin-like protein 1, whose amino-acid sequence is MADSGDSSPLSAAATDDAHHDNSGSENGAAAAQVVVPPPSLPVPPPPPKVRLMVSYGGRIQPRPHDNQLSYVNGDTKILSIERPLRFPDFAARLSALAGSRGEICVKYQLPGEDLDALVTVTNDEDLEHLVLEYDRLHLFRASPGSGGGSSRGGSTPRLRVFLFPVQYPPPPQPAGLLEPRQDQTAEWFAVEDFNSVKPPQPEQQQPKQESVPLQSPPPAVQMAAVPHSMMVAPQKGLDYLSGFDYGYGFVPPPAVKVKDPAGDPPTMRENVPVEIPPKNEERHPNPAGDNAMVSPADFPRQIQDNLEKVQLTDNASQQPPPSPAQAAPAAPAAPVAPVPVALPRNGSDDSLTRNYPPGTVAQTTPQPQEYYHQKFPEKPPVLPPSSAPPATGFLPVPGRFPSVAPGSAAEHGPFFFIPAPPHGYYATSANPGGTSFYAVAPHNGNSNGNGTTPAPAVSNAPAYPQLAYDSNGRAIYYTSVLPQYPSAVNGMSVAATVLGTEPAKPVAAKPTPTVS